One window of the Thalassoroseus pseudoceratinae genome contains the following:
- a CDS encoding glycosyltransferase has protein sequence MGPDRGFGLAHQCRDIACHLPIDRWLIPGDPMERSDGPCRQEWIDRDLSFSEAEAWLDGLDVVLFVERPDFPTVVPAARRMGVRVICVPNWEWLSPSAAWLADVDLMLCPTRHTAGMLTEWKHCYRFEWEIACVPWPIDTSRIRFRRRRICRQFVYVHGSGGARGVWCGDPETSVRRKGLEILRAAAELAPEIRLIIYATSHDAPRFPTNVELRPPPDDNQLLYCDGDVCVQPSHWEGLGLPLLECQAAGMPLVTTDVAPMNEHQPLGTIPAKTEAMQIGQNFWIPAARIDPSQLAAVLRSFSGRRITMASRRARRFVQREHSWKIRKAQIHQQIRRAIATPVDIE, from the coding sequence ATGGGTCCGGATCGTGGGTTCGGTCTGGCGCATCAGTGTCGCGACATTGCGTGTCATCTCCCCATTGACCGTTGGTTGATTCCCGGTGATCCGATGGAACGGTCCGACGGACCATGTCGGCAAGAGTGGATCGACCGCGACCTCTCCTTCTCTGAAGCGGAAGCGTGGCTTGACGGTTTGGATGTGGTGTTGTTTGTCGAACGCCCGGACTTTCCCACGGTTGTTCCGGCGGCTCGTCGGATGGGGGTGCGGGTCATCTGTGTGCCGAATTGGGAGTGGCTTTCACCGAGTGCGGCTTGGCTGGCCGATGTCGATCTGATGCTCTGCCCGACACGGCATACCGCGGGAATGCTCACCGAGTGGAAGCACTGTTACCGCTTCGAATGGGAGATCGCGTGTGTTCCCTGGCCGATCGACACTAGCCGAATTCGCTTCCGTCGCCGTCGAATCTGCCGACAGTTTGTGTACGTCCACGGATCGGGAGGGGCTCGCGGAGTTTGGTGCGGCGATCCGGAAACTTCCGTTCGCCGCAAAGGTCTGGAGATTCTACGAGCCGCCGCTGAACTTGCTCCGGAGATCCGTCTCATCATCTACGCGACTTCTCACGACGCACCGCGGTTCCCGACGAACGTGGAATTGCGACCGCCGCCGGACGACAATCAATTGCTCTACTGCGATGGCGATGTTTGCGTGCAACCAAGTCATTGGGAAGGGTTGGGGCTGCCGCTGCTCGAGTGCCAAGCGGCGGGCATGCCTCTCGTCACAACCGATGTCGCCCCGATGAACGAGCACCAACCACTGGGTACAATCCCGGCGAAGACGGAAGCCATGCAGATCGGCCAGAATTTTTGGATTCCGGCGGCCCGTATCGATCCGTCGCAACTCGCGGCGGTACTTCGTTCGTTTTCCGGTCGTCGAATCACCATGGCCAGTCGTCGAGCACGGAGGTTCGTGCAGCGTGAACACAGTTGGAAGATTCGCAAGGCTCAAATTCACCAACAGATTCGGCGAGCAATCGCAACGCCAGTCGATATCGAATAG
- a CDS encoding bifunctional serine/threonine-protein kinase/formylglycine-generating enzyme family protein, which produces MTGFRVADADSLDWARVMTEFDPFGATRHFGKDLNDRTPFEPFDPDENALPPSRIGRYPVKEVLGRGGFGVVYLAEDLPLDRLVAIKIPHSRWNLDYRTADLYLAEARTVAKLDHPNIVPVYDFGSTGPFPCFVVSKYIKGSDLSEKIGQVPIDIPEVVELIATLADALHHAHEHGIVHRDVKPANILLDQNARPYVADFGLALREEELTSNASHAGTPAYMSPEQARGEGHRVDRRSDIYSLGAVFYEILAGQRTFPNETDYALLKCIAERVPRPLREINKTIPKELERICMRALSLRASQRYPTGKELADELREFVSAMAISARPMSEPDSTPSALHPPTRVVPKGLRSFEEHDADFFLELLPGPRDRDGLPESLRFWKTRIEDPDADRTFSVGLIYGPSGCGKSSLVRAGLLPRLKPGIRYVCVDATAEGTQSKLLLALRKCYPDMDSSLDLKETMALLRRTHVAPEGEKLLIVIDQFEQWLHGRNPTSTDELVQALRQCDGGQLQCLLLIRDDFWLAVSRFLWELEVRLVDGHNVALADLFDIDHTCRVLAAFGRAFQKLPENVTEMTPAHHEFIRQAANTLAEDGKVMCVRLALFAEMVKHQPWTPETLRDIGGAEGVGVAFLEQTLGSSLAPPQHRYHYNAARAVLKHLLPVAGQAIKGQRKSYQELLEVSGYENRRDDFDDLIRILDGELRLITPSDAEGTSTVVDENADVPQSVSSRKSGSTENQQPERFYQLTHDYLVPALREWLTRKQRETRRGRAEILLEERAATWNRKPEMRQLPSGWEYLRVVTLTSRRNWTDAERRMMTVASKRHRLRALALCSIVLVTLFGTVTVRQQFQASQQRLRANGLIEQLMTADLSELPEIATEIEQQPQFSTPKLQLIADDPTHVKSDRLRATYVLANGPGDRAEQLVEHALHADLATLALVRERIAPFAESLTETLWKSLRLEDADRAMRLRAAILLAIADPSSSQWQAQSPLVVDALLAESVLNIDECVQLLTPVADVLTPTLRERYQQSSITSIEHANAARALARTADTKLLCELILMAEPSEFPVLFAGVSRHSEKAARIFQNAVVEEHDPATRSRRLENAAVALLQLQQSQDLKTVLSALPDPTARTHLILDLHEFGVPPETLFDVIDQTDDPVTRQALLLGLDRYQGWKISQRNEERLRDLLSTAVHNAESPGERSAAEWLLRSRGGDLHQILADLSQPTMPSTGHLDRYGWWVNSAGHVMSVIPGPIEVMIGAEESEPSENEKLRQITIDHSFAVSAHEVTIKQFQRFRPDVKYASDVAKSRDCPANKVSLIEAMQYCRWLSEQEGLLEDQMCYPPVDDIEVADVILSDEQLSKPGYRLLTEEEWECACRAGSHAPWFFGTDEQHLRKFAWYAFNSDGQLRPVGELMPNQWGLFDMAGNIAEWCHSCTPHKDHVLRGGHFKYPAANLRSARRYTQSVTGYSFTGFRIARTVGLEPANSFADDGF; this is translated from the coding sequence ATGACAGGCTTCCGTGTCGCCGATGCCGACTCGCTGGATTGGGCAAGAGTCATGACCGAATTCGATCCGTTTGGCGCAACTCGTCACTTTGGAAAAGACCTCAATGATCGAACTCCGTTTGAACCTTTCGACCCCGACGAAAACGCCCTGCCACCGTCGCGAATCGGACGTTACCCGGTCAAAGAAGTGCTGGGTCGCGGTGGGTTCGGTGTTGTTTATCTTGCGGAAGATCTTCCGTTGGATCGACTGGTGGCCATCAAAATTCCGCATTCGCGTTGGAACTTAGACTATCGGACGGCCGACCTGTATTTGGCGGAAGCTCGCACGGTCGCAAAGTTGGATCACCCGAACATTGTGCCCGTTTACGACTTCGGAAGTACCGGGCCGTTTCCGTGTTTTGTGGTATCCAAGTACATCAAGGGCAGTGATCTTTCCGAGAAGATCGGACAAGTTCCGATCGACATTCCCGAAGTCGTCGAACTGATCGCAACGCTCGCCGATGCGCTTCACCACGCCCATGAACATGGCATCGTACACCGGGATGTCAAACCGGCCAACATTCTGCTCGATCAGAACGCACGCCCTTACGTGGCTGATTTCGGTTTGGCACTCCGTGAGGAGGAACTCACATCCAACGCAAGTCACGCGGGAACACCGGCCTACATGTCGCCCGAACAGGCACGCGGCGAAGGACACCGTGTTGACCGTCGCAGTGATATCTACAGCTTGGGGGCGGTCTTTTATGAAATTCTGGCCGGACAACGCACGTTTCCCAATGAAACAGATTATGCCCTTCTGAAGTGCATCGCCGAACGAGTTCCAAGACCACTCCGAGAAATCAACAAGACCATTCCAAAAGAGTTGGAGCGAATTTGTATGCGAGCGCTCTCTTTACGGGCCTCGCAACGCTATCCCACAGGCAAGGAGTTGGCCGACGAACTACGAGAGTTCGTATCCGCCATGGCGATCAGTGCCAGACCGATGAGCGAGCCGGACTCCACGCCATCGGCTCTTCACCCGCCGACTCGCGTTGTTCCGAAGGGGCTCCGTTCTTTTGAAGAGCACGATGCCGACTTCTTTTTGGAACTACTCCCCGGCCCCCGTGACCGAGACGGTTTGCCCGAAAGTCTTCGATTCTGGAAAACGCGGATTGAAGACCCTGATGCCGATCGCACATTCTCAGTCGGTTTGATTTACGGTCCGTCTGGCTGTGGGAAATCGTCGTTGGTTCGGGCGGGGCTTTTACCTCGTTTGAAACCTGGAATCCGCTATGTTTGCGTCGATGCGACCGCCGAGGGAACGCAGTCCAAATTGTTGCTCGCGTTGCGGAAGTGTTATCCCGACATGGATTCCAGTCTCGACTTGAAAGAGACGATGGCCCTGCTACGGCGGACGCACGTGGCCCCTGAAGGCGAAAAACTCCTGATCGTCATCGATCAATTCGAGCAATGGCTTCACGGTCGAAATCCGACCTCGACGGACGAACTCGTGCAAGCGTTAAGGCAGTGCGATGGCGGGCAGTTGCAATGTCTTCTGCTTATTCGCGACGATTTTTGGCTCGCAGTCAGCCGTTTCCTCTGGGAATTGGAAGTTCGGCTTGTGGACGGGCATAACGTTGCCTTGGCTGATCTCTTTGACATCGATCACACCTGCCGAGTTTTAGCCGCGTTCGGTCGCGCGTTTCAGAAACTTCCCGAGAACGTCACCGAAATGACGCCGGCTCATCACGAGTTCATCCGGCAGGCGGCGAACACACTCGCTGAAGACGGGAAGGTGATGTGTGTGCGGCTGGCACTTTTCGCCGAGATGGTGAAACATCAGCCGTGGACCCCCGAAACCCTGCGAGATATCGGTGGTGCCGAGGGAGTCGGCGTTGCGTTTCTTGAGCAAACGCTCGGTTCGTCGCTCGCACCCCCGCAACATCGGTACCACTACAATGCAGCACGGGCGGTGTTGAAGCATCTGTTGCCGGTGGCGGGTCAGGCCATCAAGGGGCAACGAAAATCTTATCAAGAGCTTTTGGAGGTTTCCGGCTATGAAAATCGACGCGACGACTTTGACGATCTGATCCGAATTCTGGACGGTGAGCTTCGGCTGATCACACCGAGTGACGCCGAGGGAACTTCGACCGTGGTGGACGAAAACGCGGACGTTCCTCAGTCGGTCAGTTCTCGCAAAAGTGGTTCGACGGAGAACCAACAACCGGAACGATTTTATCAGCTCACCCACGATTATCTCGTGCCGGCTTTGCGGGAATGGCTAACGCGGAAACAACGAGAAACCCGCCGTGGCCGTGCGGAAATCCTTCTGGAAGAACGGGCGGCGACATGGAATCGAAAACCCGAGATGAGACAACTTCCTTCCGGTTGGGAGTATCTGCGAGTTGTCACGTTGACCTCCCGTCGTAATTGGACCGACGCGGAACGTCGGATGATGACGGTGGCGTCGAAGCGGCATCGACTCCGGGCTTTGGCGCTTTGCTCCATTGTGCTCGTCACGTTGTTCGGGACCGTGACTGTCCGTCAGCAATTCCAGGCTTCGCAGCAGCGTCTTCGAGCGAATGGATTGATTGAGCAACTGATGACGGCGGACCTTTCGGAACTTCCCGAAATTGCGACCGAAATCGAACAACAGCCACAGTTCAGTACACCGAAATTGCAATTGATTGCCGACGATCCCACGCATGTGAAGTCGGATCGGTTGCGGGCGACCTACGTTTTGGCAAATGGTCCCGGCGATCGTGCGGAGCAATTGGTCGAGCATGCCCTGCACGCGGACCTGGCGACACTTGCTCTTGTTCGAGAACGGATTGCCCCCTTCGCGGAATCGCTGACGGAGACGCTGTGGAAATCGCTGCGACTGGAAGACGCCGATCGGGCAATGCGACTGCGGGCGGCGATTCTTCTGGCGATTGCCGATCCATCTTCGTCGCAATGGCAGGCACAGTCGCCGTTGGTCGTTGACGCGTTGTTGGCCGAGAGCGTTCTGAACATCGACGAATGCGTGCAACTTCTCACGCCAGTCGCAGACGTGTTGACACCGACACTTCGCGAGCGATATCAGCAGTCGTCGATCACGTCGATTGAACATGCCAACGCCGCCCGCGCACTGGCTCGGACGGCCGACACGAAACTTCTCTGTGAACTGATCCTAATGGCGGAACCGAGTGAGTTCCCAGTGCTTTTCGCGGGTGTCTCTCGGCATTCGGAGAAGGCGGCTCGAATTTTTCAAAACGCGGTGGTCGAGGAACACGATCCGGCCACACGCTCGCGACGGCTGGAAAACGCGGCGGTTGCGTTATTGCAGTTGCAGCAAAGTCAGGACTTGAAAACTGTACTCTCAGCCCTACCCGATCCCACCGCACGTACGCATCTCATTCTTGATCTGCACGAGTTCGGTGTGCCGCCCGAAACCTTGTTCGACGTGATTGACCAAACCGACGATCCCGTCACGCGGCAAGCGTTGCTTCTTGGACTCGATCGCTATCAAGGTTGGAAGATTTCGCAGCGAAACGAGGAGCGACTCAGAGACCTTCTATCCACCGCTGTGCACAATGCCGAGAGTCCCGGGGAACGCAGCGCGGCCGAATGGTTGTTGCGGAGCCGTGGCGGTGATCTTCACCAGATTCTTGCGGACCTGTCGCAGCCGACCATGCCAAGCACCGGTCATCTCGATCGTTACGGTTGGTGGGTCAACTCGGCTGGGCATGTGATGTCCGTGATACCAGGACCAATCGAAGTCATGATTGGAGCCGAGGAATCCGAACCCAGCGAGAATGAAAAACTACGGCAGATCACGATTGATCACTCGTTTGCGGTGAGTGCTCACGAGGTGACGATTAAACAATTCCAACGTTTTCGGCCCGACGTGAAGTATGCCAGTGATGTTGCGAAAAGCCGGGATTGTCCGGCTAACAAAGTCTCTTTGATCGAGGCGATGCAGTACTGTCGATGGTTGAGCGAACAGGAAGGGCTTTTGGAAGACCAAATGTGCTACCCCCCTGTCGATGACATCGAAGTCGCCGATGTCATTCTATCTGATGAACAGCTCTCGAAGCCGGGGTACCGCCTTTTGACCGAAGAGGAGTGGGAATGCGCATGCCGGGCTGGTTCGCACGCACCCTGGTTCTTTGGGACCGACGAGCAGCATCTGCGGAAATTCGCTTGGTACGCATTTAACTCCGATGGGCAACTACGACCGGTCGGCGAACTGATGCCAAACCAATGGGGGCTGTTCGACATGGCCGGAAACATTGCCGAGTGGTGTCATTCGTGTACGCCGCATAAGGATCACGTGCTCCGGGGCGGTCATTTTAAGTACCCCGCCGCCAATCTTCGCTCCGCTCGGCGTTACACACAGTCGGTCACGGGCTACAGCTTCACGGGATTCCGGATCGCAAGAACAGTGGGACTTGAGCCGGCGAATTCGTTCGCCGATGACGGTTTCTAG
- a CDS encoding arylsulfatase translates to MTFFRFLVVTLMLGSIANGAERPNIVLIMVDDMGWSDLGCYGGEIDTPHIDSLAADGLRWTRFYNNAVCGATRASLLTGLYCQQTGHRGDRWNEPKNYNRCVLISEVMQAAGYHTAMVGKWQGRDLAVRRGFDRFFGPNCQGKISYWNAVQANDFYLNDQPWTFPDTGFFMTDAFNDYAIEFLEEATAGEKPFFLYAAYLAPHWPLHAREETIAKYRERYRRKGWADWRDTRIERQQEMGLLPENATPAPLSRSIPDWSKDRRKDWQAERMAVYAAQISNVDRGVGRMLEVLRKSGADKNTLVLFLSDNGAAPNGGLKPTKSGFGFAPGANNRRWRKDGVAIKPGSGPDLMPGPHDTFAGYGIAWASTSNTPLRDHKQSAYEGGIRTPLIARWPEVIKQGGQLTRQAGHIIDIMATCLDVAGIEYPTEFQGRRPLPMEGKSLVPIFHGKQRTPHELLAWKCGRGRAIQMGDWKLVRPRDNQPWELYNLGNDIGETTNLATKFPDRVQSMSAKYESWRKHVGAR, encoded by the coding sequence ATGACATTCTTCCGATTTCTTGTTGTCACGCTGATGCTTGGTTCGATCGCCAACGGTGCCGAGCGTCCGAACATTGTATTGATTATGGTCGACGACATGGGTTGGTCGGACCTGGGATGCTACGGTGGCGAGATCGACACACCGCACATCGATTCGCTCGCTGCGGACGGGCTCCGGTGGACCCGCTTCTACAATAACGCCGTCTGCGGTGCCACTCGGGCTTCGCTACTGACCGGGCTGTACTGCCAACAAACCGGCCATCGCGGCGACCGCTGGAACGAGCCCAAAAACTACAATCGCTGCGTCCTCATTTCTGAAGTCATGCAGGCCGCCGGATACCACACCGCGATGGTCGGCAAATGGCAAGGACGCGACCTGGCTGTTCGCCGGGGCTTCGACCGATTCTTTGGACCGAATTGCCAAGGGAAGATCAGCTATTGGAACGCGGTCCAAGCCAACGATTTCTACCTGAATGATCAGCCGTGGACGTTCCCGGACACGGGCTTTTTCATGACCGATGCATTCAATGATTACGCCATCGAGTTCCTCGAAGAAGCGACAGCCGGTGAGAAGCCGTTCTTTCTTTATGCCGCTTATCTAGCTCCGCATTGGCCACTTCATGCCCGTGAAGAAACCATTGCCAAGTACCGCGAACGGTACCGCAGGAAAGGTTGGGCCGATTGGCGAGACACCCGCATCGAACGGCAACAGGAAATGGGGCTGCTCCCCGAGAACGCGACACCAGCACCATTGTCGAGATCCATTCCGGATTGGTCGAAAGATCGTCGAAAAGACTGGCAAGCCGAACGCATGGCGGTTTATGCGGCTCAGATTTCCAATGTCGATCGTGGGGTGGGACGGATGCTCGAAGTGCTCCGCAAATCGGGTGCTGACAAGAACACGCTGGTTCTTTTCCTCTCCGACAACGGTGCTGCACCGAACGGCGGACTCAAGCCGACCAAGAGTGGTTTCGGTTTCGCGCCGGGTGCGAACAATCGTCGTTGGAGAAAAGACGGCGTCGCTATCAAACCAGGTAGCGGTCCGGATTTGATGCCGGGGCCGCACGACACCTTCGCCGGTTACGGCATCGCCTGGGCAAGCACCAGCAACACGCCGCTCCGTGACCACAAACAATCCGCATACGAAGGCGGCATTCGCACGCCGCTCATTGCCCGCTGGCCCGAAGTCATCAAGCAAGGCGGGCAATTGACACGGCAAGCTGGACACATCATCGACATCATGGCCACTTGCCTCGACGTTGCTGGAATTGAGTATCCCACGGAGTTCCAAGGTCGGCGGCCATTACCCATGGAAGGCAAAAGTCTGGTGCCGATCTTTCATGGCAAACAGCGAACGCCTCATGAGTTGTTAGCGTGGAAGTGCGGACGCGGCCGAGCGATTCAGATGGGAGATTGGAAACTCGTGCGACCTCGCGACAACCAACCGTGGGAACTTTACAATCTGGGAAATGACATCGGCGAAACAACCAATCTTGCGACGAAGTTTCCGGATCGAGTTCAGTCGATGTCCGCGAAATATGAATCTTGGCGTAAACACGTCGGCGCTCGATAA
- a CDS encoding WD40/YVTN/BNR-like repeat-containing protein, translated as MKTDLSFTRRDFLSTAVASGLLMTGIDGMLAAPETAGPTEGETDHFWYRLAPEGPYIDSQRDNKAFGFGDGQIFLSEDNGKTWPHTAQFPNADNITFSCIFENGNILFATRTKLYLSTDNLKTHKAIIVKDQDGKDYLPHTPKNPNRPGWYFHPLNGVHTWNVGGNEMLVWGNYCNVLGGPVPINIYYSTDQGQTVKIAYAFGYNPNFHDLDAKTGQPLGNLKNSVICRHIHTVMYNPTENAFYACTGDHDRKDRHECHWLRGTYDAKKDTWDWQVLVSVNSNSRYKSGGINFVDGQLYWASDANGNNGKLPHDRGIFRCHPDDLTNPAKHTMLFNPEYESANMIIEDGVILSAHYAPASPYHTGFIISPDMGQTWAQYDLKQFGRRSPVRFHNKNSDGWFRVDLRKGWIERGEVLFIKPKP; from the coding sequence ATGAAGACTGATCTCTCCTTCACACGACGCGACTTCCTCAGCACTGCCGTCGCCAGCGGTCTTTTGATGACTGGCATCGACGGCATGTTAGCCGCTCCCGAAACCGCCGGACCCACCGAAGGCGAAACCGATCATTTCTGGTATCGCCTCGCGCCCGAGGGACCGTACATCGACTCACAGCGGGACAACAAAGCCTTCGGGTTCGGTGACGGCCAGATTTTCTTGTCAGAAGACAACGGAAAGACGTGGCCTCATACCGCACAGTTTCCGAATGCCGACAACATCACATTCAGCTGCATTTTCGAGAACGGCAACATTCTGTTCGCCACACGGACAAAACTCTATCTCAGTACTGACAACCTGAAGACTCACAAAGCGATCATCGTCAAAGATCAAGACGGCAAGGATTACTTGCCGCACACCCCCAAGAACCCGAATCGGCCGGGGTGGTATTTTCATCCGCTCAATGGCGTTCACACTTGGAACGTGGGCGGGAACGAAATGCTCGTTTGGGGCAACTACTGCAACGTGCTTGGTGGCCCGGTACCGATCAACATTTATTACTCGACCGATCAAGGTCAGACGGTCAAGATTGCCTATGCGTTCGGGTACAACCCCAACTTTCACGACTTGGACGCGAAAACCGGTCAACCACTTGGAAACCTTAAAAACTCGGTGATTTGTCGCCACATCCACACGGTGATGTATAACCCCACGGAAAACGCCTTCTACGCCTGCACCGGCGACCATGATCGCAAAGACCGACACGAATGCCATTGGCTGCGAGGCACCTACGATGCCAAAAAAGACACCTGGGATTGGCAGGTGCTCGTTTCGGTCAATTCCAACTCGCGGTACAAATCCGGCGGCATCAACTTCGTCGATGGGCAACTCTATTGGGCCTCGGACGCCAATGGAAACAACGGCAAACTACCGCACGACCGTGGCATCTTTCGTTGTCATCCCGATGATTTAACGAACCCCGCGAAACATACAATGCTGTTCAATCCGGAGTATGAATCGGCCAACATGATCATCGAAGACGGCGTGATCTTGTCGGCTCATTACGCTCCGGCATCGCCGTATCACACAGGGTTCATCATCTCACCCGACATGGGCCAAACATGGGCTCAATACGATCTCAAGCAGTTCGGCCGTCGCTCGCCGGTTCGATTCCACAACAAGAACAGCGACGGTTGGTTCCGCGTCGATCTGCGAAAAGGTTGGATCGAACGCGGCGAAGTTCTCTTCATCAAACCGAAACCGTAA
- a CDS encoding SGNH/GDSL hydrolase family protein — MIAHTRAVSFVIPVLLLLATHASAQSDYPLRDAVECHPRGGLPNFLQKVAAGETVKVAYLGGSITAAPGWRVQSREWLQKTYPEAKFEEIHAAIGGTGSDLGVFRLQRDVLQHQPDLLFVEFAVNDGGASPERIHKAMEGIIRQTWKADANTDICFVYTLTIKMLGDLQAGKMPRAASAMEELADHYGIPSIHFGVEVAKLEAAGDLVFQAPKPKDAATKPMVFSTDGVHPHVQTGHRLYVEAIARSWPKITAASGKAEPHEIVEPLRRDNWEEAKMVSIQPEMLSGDWTKLPADHRLAKRFRRNMPELFQAVEPDATLSFQFEGTAVAVFDVLGPDGGQLSVQLDDAKPVMRNRIDGYCTYHRMAKLNVGSELKPGVHTVTITLTPNTLDKRAILFERNRGDLESKPEKYQGHTWYPAALMLIGELK; from the coding sequence ATGATCGCCCATACCCGAGCCGTTTCGTTCGTGATTCCTGTGCTGTTGCTCTTGGCAACTCATGCGTCTGCACAATCCGATTACCCGCTGCGTGATGCGGTGGAATGTCATCCGCGTGGCGGTTTGCCGAACTTCTTGCAGAAGGTTGCAGCTGGCGAGACCGTGAAGGTTGCCTACTTGGGTGGGAGTATCACGGCGGCTCCAGGTTGGCGTGTTCAATCGCGGGAGTGGTTGCAGAAGACGTATCCTGAGGCGAAGTTTGAAGAAATTCATGCGGCGATCGGCGGCACGGGTTCTGATCTGGGCGTGTTCCGTCTCCAACGTGATGTTCTGCAGCACCAACCGGATTTGCTGTTCGTGGAATTCGCCGTCAACGACGGCGGTGCATCGCCGGAACGCATTCACAAGGCGATGGAAGGAATCATCCGCCAAACGTGGAAAGCCGACGCGAACACGGACATCTGTTTCGTCTACACATTGACGATTAAAATGCTGGGTGATTTGCAAGCGGGCAAAATGCCACGCGCCGCGAGTGCCATGGAAGAACTGGCTGATCACTACGGGATTCCGTCGATTCATTTCGGTGTCGAAGTTGCCAAATTGGAAGCCGCGGGCGATTTAGTCTTCCAAGCTCCCAAGCCGAAAGATGCCGCCACGAAGCCGATGGTTTTCTCCACCGATGGCGTGCATCCTCATGTGCAAACAGGGCATCGGTTGTATGTGGAAGCTATCGCTCGATCGTGGCCGAAAATCACGGCAGCGAGTGGAAAGGCCGAACCGCACGAGATCGTCGAACCATTGCGACGGGACAATTGGGAAGAGGCGAAAATGGTGTCGATCCAGCCAGAGATGCTGAGTGGAGATTGGACCAAGCTGCCGGCGGATCATCGTCTTGCGAAACGATTCCGCCGAAATATGCCGGAACTGTTTCAGGCGGTCGAACCCGATGCGACGTTGTCGTTTCAGTTTGAGGGAACTGCAGTGGCCGTGTTCGACGTTCTCGGACCAGACGGCGGCCAACTGAGTGTGCAACTGGATGATGCCAAACCCGTGATGCGAAATCGCATTGATGGCTATTGCACGTATCATCGGATGGCGAAACTTAACGTCGGCTCGGAACTGAAACCGGGAGTTCATACCGTTACGATCACACTCACGCCGAACACCCTCGACAAGCGGGCGATTCTCTTCGAACGAAACCGCGGTGATCTGGAGTCCAAACCGGAGAAGTATCAAGGTCACACTTGGTACCCGGCGGCGTTGATGTTGATCGGCGAACTGAAGTAA
- a CDS encoding PepSY-associated TM helix domain-containing protein, which translates to MTDVPTTPAKRDSDKKTRFRKLWLVAHRWIGLTVGLLFVLIGLTGSILVFDHAIDEWLNPNLLLTAQTGDQAPIAEIINAAETSYDGKAMSVTKPRVENGVWTVWFSKKTKDGRKFVAVYVDPTNSKVTGQRTWGEDLLGWIYRLHYQLVAGQTGVVIVGVAGLLVMVSLISGVYLWWPLWKHSWRAAFMIRGGSRFNYDLHKTLGIGSFVFLFALVFTGVYMEFPFLVKPIVTMFSEETQEPRRLKSKESESKQAISADDALRIARQHFPNAAFDHLHPPRGADGTYEVAFRQPHEVQQTFGRSQVFLDQYSGEVLALRNPDDFTAADVFLAWQFPLHSGEAFGMVGRWIVFISGFTPAILYVTGFILWWRRGRSRKKQSQKSTTATPPTSIETETERSPVPVN; encoded by the coding sequence ATGACCGATGTACCGACAACCCCCGCGAAACGCGACAGCGATAAAAAGACACGGTTCCGCAAACTTTGGTTGGTGGCTCACCGTTGGATCGGTCTTACGGTTGGCCTCCTGTTTGTCCTGATCGGACTAACGGGCAGCATTCTCGTGTTCGACCACGCGATTGATGAATGGTTGAATCCCAACCTACTTCTGACGGCACAGACCGGCGACCAAGCTCCGATTGCGGAAATCATCAATGCGGCTGAGACATCCTATGATGGCAAAGCAATGTCGGTCACAAAACCGCGAGTGGAAAACGGGGTTTGGACCGTTTGGTTCTCGAAGAAAACCAAGGATGGCCGAAAGTTTGTCGCAGTCTATGTTGATCCGACGAACTCAAAGGTGACCGGCCAACGAACTTGGGGAGAGGATCTATTGGGTTGGATTTACCGACTCCATTACCAACTCGTAGCCGGTCAAACCGGTGTGGTTATTGTCGGTGTCGCCGGACTTCTTGTGATGGTCTCTCTAATCTCTGGAGTCTATTTGTGGTGGCCGTTATGGAAACATAGTTGGCGGGCGGCTTTCATGATTCGAGGCGGATCGAGATTCAACTATGATCTTCACAAGACACTAGGGATTGGAAGTTTTGTATTTTTATTCGCCCTTGTTTTCACGGGTGTGTATATGGAGTTTCCTTTCCTCGTCAAGCCAATCGTGACGATGTTTTCTGAGGAAACCCAGGAACCAAGAAGACTCAAATCGAAGGAGTCGGAATCGAAGCAAGCCATCTCGGCTGATGACGCTTTGAGAATCGCACGACAGCATTTTCCAAATGCCGCTTTCGACCACCTTCACCCACCACGAGGAGCGGACGGAACTTATGAAGTTGCCTTCCGTCAACCGCACGAAGTCCAACAGACTTTCGGTCGAAGCCAAGTCTTCTTAGATCAGTACAGTGGTGAAGTCCTCGCACTCCGAAACCCGGATGACTTTACCGCAGCGGACGTTTTTCTCGCGTGGCAATTCCCATTGCATAGTGGGGAAGCCTTTGGCATGGTCGGGCGTTGGATTGTTTTTATCTCCGGTTTCACGCCAGCGATTCTCTATGTGACCGGGTTCATTCTGTGGTGGCGACGCGGACGGTCTCGAAAGAAACAGTCGCAGAAAAGCACCACTGCAACCCCACCGACTTCAATCGAAACCGAAACCGAACGAAGTCCGGTTCCAGTCAATTGA